The DNA segment TCAAGCCGGCCAACCTGCTGCTCGCCCCCGACGGGACGGCCGTGCTCGGCGACTTCGGGCTGGCCAGGAACCGCGCCTGGACGGTGCTGACCCGGCCCGGCCAGGTCCTCGGGACCCTCGACTACCTGGCCCCGGAGCTGATCCGGGGCGAGCCGGCCGACCCGATGAGCGACCTGTACGCGCTCGGCTGCGTCCTCTACGAGTGCCTCGCCGGGGCGCCGCCGTTCGCCGGCCGGGGGGTCCTGCGGATCGGCATGGCCCACCTGGAGGAGGAGCCGGGCGACCCGGCCGCCGGGCGGGCCGACGTCCCGCCGGCCCTGTCCTGGACGATCCGCCAGGCGCTGGCCAAGGACCCGTCCCGGCGGCCGCCCGCGGCGGGCACGCTGGCCCGAATGCTCCGCCTGGCCGCCGCCGACAGCCGGCCCACCGGGAGCGTGCGCCCGGCCGGCGACGGCCTCGAGGTCGAGGACCACGGGTCACGCAACGCACCTGGGTGAACGGCGCCCGGGTCGACGGCCCCGCCGGCCTCGCCCGGGGTGGCGACCCGTCGCCTCACCCCGACCCTGCTCTCGTTCGGCACGGTGATCGCGACCCGCTAGCGACCCCCGGCGCCGTCCTCCAGCACCCGCTTGAGGGTGCGCAGGTCGCGCCGGACCGATCGCCGCACCAGCGCGGCCAGGAGCGGGTCGGCGAGCCGGTAGAGGCGGCTGGCGTCGCCCTCGACCCGGACCGAGACCTCGGTCCCGCCCTCACCCGCGTCGTCGTAGCCGTAGGTGAC comes from the Actinomycetota bacterium genome and includes:
- a CDS encoding serine/threonine-protein kinase, giving the protein MPATPEVGHRLGPFRIEERLGQGGTGTVFRAVHDDGRVVALKVLRDELGADQSFRTRLAREARAAAEVDHPNLARVLEAGEADGRLYLAVRYVDGRSLAERLAAGGPLEVPELVRLAAEAGAGLDALHRRGIVHRDVKPANLLLAPDGTAVLGDFGLARNRAWTVLTRPGQVLGTLDYLAPELIRGEPADPMSDLYALGCVLYECLAGAPPFAGRGVLRIGMAHLEEEPGDPAAGRADVPPALSWTIRQALAKDPSRRPPAAGTLARMLRLAAADSRPTGSVRPAGDGLEVEDHGSRNAPG